One region of Turicibacter bilis genomic DNA includes:
- a CDS encoding NAD(P)H-dependent flavin oxidoreductase, translated as MDIKPLKIGKFTLELPIIQGGMGIGISRSNLAAAVSNSGGLGVLSGAQIGHDEPDFETNTLQANLRAIKKHIQKAKAVAKGKMIGINLMVAMEHYEEHVEAAVEAGVDIIISGAGLPLTLPAHLKGSQTMFAPIVSSGRAAKALLKNYDRKYQVAPDMIVIEGPKAGGHLGFKAEDIENDTIDLDQIVRDVIEVSVPYAEKYNKEIPIIVAGGVFDGADIAHYLELGASGVQMATRFIATEECDAHPNFKQAIIDAKEEDIILVKSPVGMPGRAIRNPFSAKYGIQREKIKKCYNCVKPCNPATTVYCISKALLHAVRGEVDDALLFCGSNAYRVNELTTVDELMQTLKNEILAI; from the coding sequence ATGGATATTAAACCATTGAAAATCGGAAAATTTACACTTGAGCTTCCAATTATCCAAGGTGGAATGGGGATTGGAATTTCGCGTTCAAACTTAGCAGCAGCTGTTTCAAATAGTGGAGGACTTGGAGTTTTATCAGGTGCACAAATTGGTCATGATGAACCAGATTTTGAAACGAATACATTACAAGCGAATTTAAGAGCGATTAAAAAACATATCCAAAAAGCAAAAGCAGTAGCAAAGGGAAAGATGATAGGAATTAACCTCATGGTGGCGATGGAACATTATGAAGAACATGTTGAAGCAGCCGTTGAGGCAGGAGTAGATATTATTATTTCTGGTGCCGGTTTACCTTTAACATTACCCGCTCACTTAAAAGGAAGTCAAACGATGTTTGCACCTATCGTTTCAAGCGGTCGTGCAGCAAAAGCTTTACTCAAAAATTATGATCGTAAATATCAGGTAGCTCCTGACATGATCGTTATTGAAGGTCCAAAAGCTGGTGGACATTTAGGATTTAAAGCTGAAGATATTGAGAATGATACGATTGATTTAGATCAAATTGTCAGAGATGTCATTGAAGTTTCAGTGCCATATGCTGAAAAATACAATAAGGAAATTCCAATAATCGTTGCCGGCGGTGTCTTTGATGGGGCAGATATTGCTCATTACTTAGAATTAGGAGCCTCTGGTGTTCAAATGGCTACTCGATTTATTGCAACTGAGGAGTGTGATGCTCATCCAAATTTCAAACAAGCTATTATCGATGCAAAAGAAGAAGATATCATTTTAGTTAAGAGCCCAGTTGGGATGCCAGGACGTGCGATTCGTAATCCTTTTAGCGCTAAATATGGGATTCAACGTGAGAAAATCAAAAAATGTTATAACTGCGTTAAACCATGTAATCCAGCAACTACAGTTTATTGTATTAGTAAAGCTTTACTTCATGCGGTTCGAGGTGAAGTGGATGATGCCCTATTATTCTGTGGGTCGAATGCTTACCGAGTCAATGAATTAACAACAGTAGATGAATTAATGCAAACTTTAAAAAATGAAATCTTAGCTATCTAG
- the accB gene encoding acetyl-CoA carboxylase biotin carboxyl carrier protein: MNPTTNPSTKDKKKPDYMDQVLQLMDRFSDSDMTQLQVEVEGFKISLQREVKEIIQTVTQTQPKVAEVVPVTQTQIVAVNNETIEVSSSTGGKEVKAPLVGTFYSSNEPGGKPFVSVGDTVKKGQPLCIIEAMKVMNEIESPYDGVIKEIKVQNEEAVGFDQILMVIE; this comes from the coding sequence ATGAACCCGACAACTAATCCATCTACTAAAGATAAAAAGAAACCTGATTATATGGATCAAGTGTTACAACTCATGGATCGCTTCTCGGATAGTGATATGACCCAACTTCAAGTCGAAGTAGAAGGGTTTAAAATTTCACTTCAACGTGAAGTAAAAGAAATTATTCAAACAGTGACTCAGACGCAACCTAAAGTAGCGGAAGTTGTACCAGTGACTCAAACTCAAATTGTCGCTGTGAATAATGAAACAATTGAAGTGAGTTCCTCTACGGGTGGAAAGGAAGTAAAAGCACCATTAGTTGGAACGTTTTATAGTTCAAATGAACCTGGTGGAAAACCTTTTGTATCGGTAGGGGACACTGTTAAGAAGGGGCAACCACTCTGTATTATTGAAGCCATGAAGGTGATGAATGAAATTGAATCGCCATATGATGGTGTGATTAAAGAAATTAAAGTACAAAATGAAGAAGCAGTTGGCTTTGATCAAATTTTAATGGTTATTGAATAG
- a CDS encoding acetyl-CoA carboxylase biotin carboxylase subunit, translated as MLHKILIANRGEIAVRIIRACKEMGIETVAIYSTADDRGLHVDLADEAICVGPTKIQDSYLNMNNILSAAVATGCDAIHPGFGFLSENSTFAALTEELGLKFIGPKGSVIDNMGNKSKAREMMIEAGVPVVPGSDGLIETVDQGKEIALQIGYPVLVKASAGGGGRGMRIIHNEGEFEDLFQTAKLEAKMAFGDDSIYMEKFVENPRHIEFQILADHFGNVVHLYDRDCSVQRRNQKVIEEAPSPVLDDETRKKMGEMAVRAAQTVGYENAGTIEFLLDKHNNFYFIEMNTRIQVEHPITEMITGIDLIKEQIKIASNLPLSFKQEDIKVTGHAIECRINAENPSQNFKPSPGQVMTLNLPSGFGVRVDTSVYQGYHIPPFYDSMVGKLIVHGDDREEAIAKMKRSLEELVVEGIETNIDFQYAIMEHPNFIESDYDTSFIQKHMHELEVS; from the coding sequence ATGCTACACAAGATATTAATTGCTAATCGTGGCGAAATTGCAGTCCGAATTATCCGTGCATGTAAAGAAATGGGGATCGAAACTGTTGCAATTTATTCAACAGCAGATGATAGAGGGCTACATGTGGACTTAGCTGATGAGGCGATCTGTGTGGGACCAACCAAAATTCAAGATAGCTACTTAAATATGAATAATATTTTGAGTGCAGCAGTAGCCACTGGATGTGATGCCATTCATCCTGGCTTTGGTTTCTTATCTGAAAATAGTACTTTTGCTGCATTAACAGAAGAGTTAGGATTAAAATTTATCGGACCAAAAGGTTCAGTCATTGATAATATGGGAAATAAATCAAAGGCTCGTGAAATGATGATTGAAGCCGGTGTTCCCGTTGTACCAGGTTCGGATGGATTAATTGAAACAGTTGATCAAGGAAAAGAGATCGCTCTTCAAATTGGTTATCCAGTTTTAGTTAAAGCATCAGCTGGTGGTGGGGGACGCGGAATGCGTATTATCCACAATGAAGGTGAATTTGAAGACTTATTTCAAACGGCAAAGTTAGAAGCAAAAATGGCATTTGGGGATGATTCAATTTACATGGAAAAATTCGTTGAAAATCCACGCCATATTGAATTTCAAATTTTAGCTGATCACTTTGGAAATGTTGTTCACTTATACGATCGCGATTGTTCAGTTCAACGTCGTAATCAAAAAGTCATTGAAGAAGCACCCTCTCCCGTTTTAGATGATGAAACACGTAAGAAAATGGGGGAAATGGCTGTTCGTGCAGCCCAAACAGTTGGATATGAAAATGCAGGAACGATTGAATTTTTATTAGATAAACACAATAACTTTTATTTTATCGAAATGAATACTCGTATTCAGGTTGAGCACCCAATCACAGAAATGATTACGGGGATTGATTTAATTAAAGAACAAATTAAGATTGCATCTAACTTACCTTTATCTTTCAAGCAAGAAGATATTAAAGTGACAGGGCATGCCATCGAGTGTCGTATCAATGCTGAAAATCCATCTCAAAATTTCAAACCATCACCAGGTCAAGTGATGACGTTGAATCTTCCAAGTGGATTTGGAGTTCGTGTAGATACATCTGTTTATCAGGGATATCATATTCCCCCTTTTTATGATTCAATGGTTGGAAAATTAATCGTTCACGGCGATGATCGCGAAGAAGCCATTGCTAAGATGAAACGATCATTAGAAGAATTAGTTGTTGAAGGAATTGAAACAAATATTGATTTCCAGTATGCCATCATGGAACATCCCAACTTTATTGAAAGTGATTATGATACGAGTTTTATTCAGAAACATATGCATGAATTGGAGGTGAGTTAG
- the accD gene encoding acetyl-CoA carboxylase, carboxyltransferase subunit beta produces the protein MGFFLQRQKKVKPSTPKRDINDGIYTKCESCKEVLAVRQLNSNLEVCPSCGFHHRMSAAKRLESLVDEGTFKEINHRLFTVNPLNFPGYEKKIQKLMEDNGINEAVITGIGKINGQTVAIGVMDSYFLMASMGSVVGEKITRLIEVSISRKLPLILVCASGGARMQEGIYSLMQMAKTSAAIAKHHQAGLLYLSVLTQPTMGGVTASFATLGDIIIAEKGAAIGFAGRRVVEQTIKQSLPDHFQTAEFLQEKGLVDIVVSRQKLKQTISELVELHEGSDA, from the coding sequence ATGGGATTCTTTTTACAACGTCAAAAGAAGGTAAAACCATCTACACCTAAACGAGATATTAATGATGGGATTTATACAAAATGTGAGTCTTGTAAAGAAGTTTTAGCTGTCAGGCAACTGAATTCAAATTTAGAGGTTTGCCCAAGTTGTGGCTTTCATCATCGAATGTCCGCAGCTAAACGTCTTGAAAGTCTTGTTGATGAGGGGACATTTAAGGAAATTAATCACCGACTATTTACGGTTAATCCACTTAACTTTCCAGGCTATGAAAAGAAAATTCAAAAGTTGATGGAAGACAACGGAATTAATGAGGCCGTTATCACAGGGATTGGAAAAATAAATGGTCAAACAGTAGCGATTGGTGTAATGGATAGTTATTTTTTAATGGCAAGTATGGGATCTGTTGTTGGGGAAAAGATTACTCGTTTAATCGAAGTATCTATCTCACGAAAGTTACCACTAATTCTTGTCTGTGCTTCAGGTGGAGCTCGTATGCAAGAAGGTATCTATTCATTGATGCAGATGGCTAAAACATCGGCAGCCATTGCGAAGCATCATCAGGCAGGTTTGCTTTACCTAAGTGTGTTAACTCAACCAACCATGGGAGGAGTAACGGCTTCATTTGCAACACTTGGAGATATTATTATTGCTGAAAAGGGAGCTGCGATTGGATTCGCAGGGCGCCGTGTTGTTGAACAGACGATTAAACAATCACTACCAGATCACTTCCAAACAGCAGAATTTTTACAAGAAAAAGGACTTGTTGACATCGTTGTTAGCCGTCAAAAGTTAAAGCAAACAATCTCAGAACTCGTTGAATTACATGAAGGGAGTGACGCGTAA
- a CDS encoding acetyl-CoA carboxylase carboxyltransferase subunit alpha: protein MSILDLEAKIAEIQARLDEISIENHAEVEELQQQLRLYKTRAYENLTAWDHVTLARHPKRPKARDYIDYIFDSFIELHGDRLYRDDEAIIGGIAKLGNQVVTVIAHQKGNTTAENIKCNFGMPHPEGYRKALRLMKQAEKFNRPVITFIDTPGAYPGPEAEERGQGHAIAECLRDMSSLKVPTLSIVIGEGGSGGALALGVSDQIWMLQYAIYSILSPEGFASILYKDGSRAKEAAEVMKLTANHYLEMGIIERIIKEPIGGAHQFPQYVFDQLKPQLEEYLTQTQKLSTKQLLAKRYRKYRSIGEYDQFNR, encoded by the coding sequence ATGTCAATTCTAGATCTTGAAGCTAAAATCGCAGAAATTCAAGCTCGTCTTGATGAGATTTCTATTGAAAATCATGCAGAAGTTGAAGAACTACAACAGCAATTACGCCTTTATAAAACTCGTGCCTATGAAAATTTAACAGCCTGGGACCATGTCACATTAGCACGTCATCCAAAACGCCCCAAAGCTCGTGATTACATCGATTACATTTTTGATTCGTTTATCGAATTACATGGCGATCGTTTATATCGTGATGATGAAGCTATTATTGGCGGAATCGCAAAGCTAGGCAATCAAGTCGTGACTGTTATTGCTCATCAAAAAGGGAATACGACGGCTGAAAACATTAAATGTAACTTCGGAATGCCCCATCCAGAAGGGTATCGAAAAGCGTTACGTTTAATGAAACAAGCTGAAAAATTTAATCGTCCAGTGATTACTTTTATTGATACGCCAGGTGCTTATCCTGGGCCAGAAGCGGAAGAGCGTGGGCAAGGTCATGCAATTGCAGAGTGTTTACGAGATATGTCGAGCTTAAAAGTTCCAACTCTTTCAATCGTTATTGGAGAAGGTGGAAGTGGTGGAGCATTAGCACTTGGTGTTAGTGACCAAATTTGGATGTTACAATATGCCATCTACTCAATTCTATCACCTGAGGGATTTGCTTCGATTTTATATAAAGATGGTTCACGTGCCAAGGAAGCGGCTGAAGTCATGAAGCTGACAGCTAATCATTACTTAGAAATGGGGATTATTGAACGTATCATCAAGGAACCAATTGGTGGAGCTCATCAATTTCCACAATATGTTTTTGATCAATTAAAACCTCAATTAGAAGAATATTTAACTCAAACACAAAAATTATCTACAAAGCAATTACTAGCTAAACGTTATCGAAAATATCGTTCGATTGGAGAATATGATCAGTTCAATCGTTAA
- a CDS encoding beta-ketoacyl-ACP synthase III, with product MGIKIVGSGLYVPTSKLSNKQLESIVETTDEWISTRTGIANRHIVSSENTVDLAYESAKRAIEHGNVDPSEIGLIIVATFTPEQLTPSTACLVQSRLRLNHQQMIAFDINAACTGFVYALSIAEQFLKAKTVKKALVIGSEVLSKIMDWEDRSTCVLFGDGAGAAVVEYDDSIEHSFYLNSSGDEQGALKTTKLSVNNPLHQEEIEPIHFYMNGQQVFKFAVTAIKETLTTLLTQNNLSLDDINLVIPHQANKRIIDKVVKDLKASSEQFFLNVSDYGNTSAASIPIALNDAITKQQIKNGDQIMLIGFGGGLTWGGCIVSI from the coding sequence GTGGGGATTAAAATTGTTGGAAGTGGTCTTTATGTTCCAACTTCAAAGCTTAGCAATAAACAACTTGAGTCAATTGTTGAAACAACCGATGAGTGGATTTCAACCCGAACAGGGATCGCTAATCGTCATATTGTTTCAAGCGAAAATACCGTTGATTTAGCTTATGAATCAGCTAAACGTGCCATCGAACACGGTAATGTCGATCCTTCAGAAATTGGGTTAATTATTGTTGCAACATTCACACCGGAACAATTAACCCCCTCAACGGCTTGTCTCGTTCAATCAAGACTTAGATTGAATCATCAACAAATGATTGCCTTTGATATTAATGCTGCTTGTACTGGGTTCGTTTATGCCTTAAGTATTGCTGAACAATTTCTCAAAGCCAAAACAGTCAAAAAAGCATTAGTTATCGGCTCAGAGGTTTTATCAAAAATTATGGATTGGGAAGACCGTTCAACGTGTGTTTTATTTGGAGATGGAGCAGGAGCGGCTGTTGTAGAATATGACGATAGTATTGAACATAGTTTTTATTTGAATTCATCAGGTGATGAACAAGGGGCTTTAAAAACAACTAAACTTTCAGTTAATAACCCGTTACATCAAGAAGAAATTGAACCTATTCATTTTTATATGAATGGACAACAAGTGTTTAAATTTGCTGTGACCGCAATAAAAGAAACCTTAACAACCTTATTAACACAAAATAATCTTTCATTAGATGATATTAATTTAGTTATCCCACATCAAGCCAATAAACGAATCATTGATAAAGTTGTTAAAGATTTAAAAGCTTCAAGCGAGCAGTTCTTTTTAAATGTCTCGGATTATGGAAATACATCAGCAGCAAGTATACCAATCGCATTAAATGATGCCATCACAAAACAACAAATTAAAAATGGCGATCAAATCATGCTCATCGGATTTGGTGGCGGATTAACATGGGGAGGATGTATCGTCTCTATTTAG
- the fabK gene encoding enoyl-[acyl-carrier-protein] reductase FabK, translating to MSLTTLLNIKYPIIQGGMANISLAELAAAVSNAGGLGIIGSGGWDADRLKSEIRKCKELTDKPFGVNLMLMNPHCDDLAKVIVEEGVKVVTTGAGSPGPYITMFKEAGIKIIPVVPSVALAKRMARLGVDAIIAEGNESGGHVGELTTMALLPQVVDAVDLPVIAAGGIADGRGFIAAMALGACGVQIGTRFLTAKECPVHDNYKQAILKAKDTDTVVTGRSVGVPVRCLKNSMTREYIALEKQGVSAEELEYLTLGSLRKAVLEGDTKGGSVMVGQVAGMLSQVQTVSEIIEDIYNHASTVSQNLKIG from the coding sequence ATGTCTTTGACAACTTTATTAAATATAAAATATCCAATTATCCAAGGGGGGATGGCGAACATCTCTTTAGCCGAACTTGCTGCTGCCGTTTCAAATGCAGGTGGACTTGGAATTATTGGTTCTGGTGGTTGGGATGCCGATCGCTTAAAAAGTGAAATTAGAAAATGTAAAGAACTAACAGATAAACCTTTTGGTGTTAACTTAATGCTAATGAATCCACATTGTGATGATTTAGCTAAAGTCATCGTTGAAGAAGGAGTAAAAGTTGTTACAACTGGGGCTGGAAGTCCTGGTCCATATATCACTATGTTCAAAGAAGCAGGAATTAAAATAATTCCAGTTGTTCCTTCAGTTGCACTAGCTAAACGTATGGCTCGTCTAGGAGTTGATGCAATTATTGCCGAAGGAAACGAATCAGGTGGGCACGTAGGTGAATTAACAACAATGGCACTTCTTCCCCAAGTTGTAGACGCCGTTGATTTACCGGTGATCGCTGCAGGTGGAATTGCTGATGGACGTGGATTCATTGCTGCTATGGCATTAGGTGCATGTGGTGTTCAAATTGGAACCCGCTTCTTAACAGCTAAAGAATGCCCAGTGCATGATAACTACAAACAAGCAATACTCAAAGCAAAAGATACAGATACCGTCGTAACGGGACGTAGTGTTGGAGTTCCAGTACGTTGTTTAAAAAATTCAATGACTCGTGAATATATTGCGCTTGAAAAACAAGGAGTGTCAGCGGAGGAACTTGAATATTTAACCTTAGGCTCACTTCGTAAAGCAGTCCTTGAAGGTGATACAAAAGGTGGTTCGGTAATGGTTGGCCAAGTGGCAGGAATGCTTTCACAAGTTCAAACTGTTTCTGAAATTATAGAAGATATCTACAATCATGCGTCAACAGTTAGTCAAAATCTAAAAATTGGTTAA
- the fabD gene encoding ACP S-malonyltransferase: protein MSKIAFLFSGQGSQFVGMGQSFYESSETARRLMDEANTLLPFDLKEICFEDSKELINQTTYTQPAIFVVSQMALALLKEAGIKADVVAGFSLGEYSALCAAHVFNFTEGVSLVAKRGELMGTASNNGKMAALLGLDLQKAQAVCDEASSKGIVELANLNCPGQIVIGGEAQAVTYACEIAKNHGAKRALVLPVSGPFHTSLLKETAQTFGQLLESKELKEPQTPIVLNVLGDYYQTDLNLKELMVQQMATSVKWEASIRQMIANGVDTFIEIGPGKTLSGFVKKIDRSVKILNVEDMDSLQKTLAALNS from the coding sequence ATGTCAAAAATCGCATTTCTGTTTTCAGGACAAGGGTCACAATTTGTAGGAATGGGACAATCATTTTATGAATCAAGTGAAACAGCACGTCGATTAATGGACGAAGCTAATACTTTACTACCATTCGATTTAAAAGAAATCTGCTTTGAAGATTCAAAAGAGTTAATTAATCAAACCACTTATACACAACCCGCTATCTTTGTTGTCTCTCAAATGGCATTAGCTCTATTAAAGGAAGCTGGAATTAAAGCCGATGTTGTAGCTGGATTTAGCTTAGGAGAATATTCAGCTTTATGTGCAGCTCATGTCTTCAATTTTACAGAGGGTGTTTCACTTGTGGCGAAGAGGGGAGAATTGATGGGGACTGCTTCAAATAACGGAAAAATGGCAGCTTTATTAGGATTAGATCTACAAAAAGCACAAGCCGTCTGTGATGAAGCATCATCTAAAGGAATCGTTGAGCTCGCTAACTTAAACTGTCCAGGACAAATTGTCATCGGTGGGGAAGCACAAGCCGTGACGTATGCTTGTGAAATTGCTAAAAATCATGGAGCAAAACGTGCTTTAGTTTTACCTGTAAGTGGGCCATTCCATACGTCTTTATTAAAAGAAACAGCTCAAACTTTTGGGCAATTACTAGAATCAAAAGAGTTAAAAGAACCTCAAACCCCAATTGTTTTAAATGTACTTGGTGATTATTATCAGACAGACTTAAACTTAAAAGAATTAATGGTTCAACAAATGGCCACTAGCGTGAAATGGGAAGCGAGTATTCGTCAAATGATAGCAAACGGTGTTGATACCTTCATCGAAATTGGTCCTGGAAAAACATTAAGTGGATTTGTTAAAAAAATTGATCGAAGTGTAAAAATCTTAAACGTTGAAGATATGGATTCATTACAGAAAACACTTGCTGCATTAAATAGCTAG
- the fabG gene encoding 3-oxoacyl-[acyl-carrier-protein] reductase, translating to MKLNGKVALVTGASRGIGAAIASKLASLGCDVAINYAGNIQKAEETLNSVKAYGVNAQIYQANVANYEEVEAMTKQIIKDFGHLDIIINNAGITSDNLMMRMDQDSFDSVIDVNLKGTWNVCKSITRPILKQRSGVIINLSSVVGINGNVGQVNYAASKAGVIGLTKSLAKEFASRNIRVNAVAPGYVKSDMTAKLSEEITEKVLENIPLGQLGEVEDIANAVAFLVSDEARYITGQVLVVDGGMAI from the coding sequence ATGAAATTAAACGGAAAAGTAGCCCTTGTCACAGGAGCTTCGCGTGGAATTGGAGCAGCTATTGCTTCAAAACTTGCCTCACTTGGTTGCGATGTTGCGATTAACTATGCTGGAAATATCCAAAAAGCAGAAGAAACATTAAATTCAGTGAAAGCATATGGCGTGAATGCACAAATCTATCAAGCAAACGTCGCTAACTACGAAGAAGTCGAAGCAATGACAAAACAAATTATTAAAGACTTCGGTCATTTAGATATCATTATTAACAATGCCGGAATTACGTCAGATAATCTAATGATGAGAATGGATCAAGATTCATTTGATTCTGTTATTGATGTGAACTTAAAAGGAACATGGAATGTATGTAAGAGTATTACACGTCCAATTCTAAAACAGCGTTCAGGCGTGATTATTAACTTATCATCAGTTGTTGGAATCAACGGGAATGTGGGACAAGTTAACTATGCAGCTTCTAAAGCAGGAGTCATCGGATTAACGAAATCACTAGCAAAAGAATTTGCATCACGCAATATTCGTGTAAATGCTGTTGCCCCTGGTTATGTAAAATCAGATATGACTGCTAAATTATCAGAAGAAATTACAGAAAAAGTATTAGAAAATATCCCGTTAGGACAACTAGGGGAAGTAGAAGATATCGCCAATGCAGTCGCATTTTTAGTAAGTGATGAAGCGCGCTATATTACCGGTCAAGTTTTAGTTGTTGACGGTGGAATGGCAATTTAA
- the fabF gene encoding beta-ketoacyl-ACP synthase II, with product MSKRRVVVTGLGTVCPVGNDVETMWENIKNGVCGIDEITHFDTTDFKVKLAGEIKNLNVEDYINKKEAKRLDRFSQLAMIASKQAYEDARLNPEEIDANRFGVILSSGIGGLETIENEKEKGLKKGYERVSPFFIPMAIGNLAAGNVAIMLGAKGACLDIVTACAAGTNSIGEAFKYVRDGYADIMLTGGAEASITPLGIGGFSSMKALSTATDKNRASIPFDAERNGFVMGEGAGALVLEEYEHAKKRGATIYAEIIGYGVSCDAFHMTAPDAEANGAAACFKMALNDAQISADDIDYINAHGTSTPLNDKLETLGVKKVFGEDTKVMLSSTKGNTGHLLGAAGAVEAIITVKSLQDGFVPGTINYSQPDPECNLDIVPNQGRKQDIQYAMSNSLGFGGHNACIVLKKYAG from the coding sequence ATGAGTAAACGTAGAGTCGTAGTTACTGGATTAGGAACTGTTTGTCCAGTTGGAAATGATGTTGAAACGATGTGGGAAAACATTAAAAACGGAGTTTGTGGAATCGATGAAATTACTCATTTTGATACAACGGACTTCAAAGTCAAATTAGCTGGGGAAATTAAAAACCTTAATGTAGAGGATTATATTAATAAAAAAGAAGCAAAACGTTTAGATCGTTTTAGCCAATTAGCGATGATTGCCTCGAAACAAGCATACGAAGATGCAAGACTTAACCCGGAAGAAATCGATGCTAACCGTTTTGGAGTCATCTTAAGTTCAGGAATTGGTGGGTTAGAAACCATCGAAAATGAAAAAGAAAAAGGTCTTAAAAAGGGATATGAACGCGTCTCTCCATTTTTCATCCCAATGGCAATTGGAAACTTAGCAGCTGGTAACGTGGCTATCATGTTAGGTGCTAAAGGGGCATGTTTAGATATTGTGACAGCCTGTGCAGCGGGTACAAACTCAATTGGAGAAGCATTCAAATACGTTCGTGATGGTTATGCAGACATTATGTTAACAGGTGGAGCCGAAGCGTCAATTACACCACTCGGAATTGGTGGATTCTCATCGATGAAAGCTTTATCAACAGCAACTGATAAAAACCGTGCCTCAATCCCATTTGACGCAGAACGTAATGGATTTGTTATGGGAGAAGGTGCTGGAGCTTTAGTATTAGAAGAATATGAGCATGCTAAGAAACGCGGAGCAACTATTTACGCTGAAATCATCGGATATGGAGTAAGCTGTGATGCCTTCCATATGACAGCACCTGATGCTGAAGCAAACGGAGCAGCTGCCTGCTTTAAAATGGCACTTAATGACGCCCAAATATCAGCAGATGACATTGACTACATTAACGCCCATGGTACATCAACACCATTAAACGATAAACTAGAAACATTAGGGGTTAAGAAAGTCTTTGGTGAAGATACAAAAGTCATGCTAAGTTCAACTAAAGGAAACACAGGTCATCTCCTAGGAGCAGCGGGGGCAGTTGAAGCTATTATTACCGTTAAATCATTACAAGATGGATTTGTTCCAGGAACGATTAACTATTCACAACCAGATCCTGAATGTAATTTAGATATCGTCCCTAATCAAGGACGTAAACAAGACATTCAATATGCCATGTCTAACTCATTAGGATTTGGTGGTCATAATGCATGCATCGTCCTTAAAAAATACGCTGGATAA
- the fabZ gene encoding 3-hydroxyacyl-ACP dehydratase FabZ encodes MVLNSNQIQEIIPHRYPFLLIDRIDELEPGKRALGVKCVSANEMQFMGHFPQQHVMPGVLIIEALAQVGAVAILSLEDNKGKIAYFAGIKSAKFRQKVIPGDVLTLETELIKVKGSIGVGKAVAKLGDKVAVEAELTFAIG; translated from the coding sequence ATGGTCTTAAATAGCAATCAAATTCAAGAAATTATCCCACACCGTTATCCATTCTTACTTATCGATCGAATCGATGAACTAGAACCAGGAAAACGTGCTTTAGGAGTTAAATGTGTTTCAGCTAATGAGATGCAATTCATGGGACACTTTCCACAACAACACGTCATGCCGGGCGTACTCATTATTGAAGCCTTAGCACAAGTCGGAGCAGTCGCTATTTTAAGCTTAGAAGATAACAAGGGAAAAATCGCATACTTTGCTGGAATCAAATCAGCAAAATTCCGTCAAAAAGTCATTCCAGGCGATGTTCTCACATTAGAAACTGAACTCATCAAAGTTAAAGGAAGTATTGGAGTTGGTAAAGCAGTGGCTAAACTGGGAGATAAAGTAGCCGTTGAAGCTGAACTTACCTTTGCGATTGGATAA